The bacterium genome includes a region encoding these proteins:
- a CDS encoding type II secretion system protein GspG — protein MYHLLGKARRRSLGFTLVELLVVVVVLAVLAAIVLPKFMDSGSRSKESAQKSDLKIIRNAVQLFYTDTGYYPSTLDDLARDDGTTAKIWNGTAEASLTTTTDYHGPYLQEVPNDPVKNVAFTYDHSDGSVTAP, from the coding sequence ATGTATCATTTGTTGGGGAAAGCCAGAAGGCGCAGCCTGGGCTTCACTCTGGTCGAATTGCTGGTAGTCGTGGTTGTGCTTGCAGTCTTGGCGGCTATTGTCCTTCCAAAATTCATGGACTCCGGTTCGCGCAGCAAAGAGTCTGCACAGAAGAGCGATCTTAAGATCATCAGAAACGCTGTTCAGCTCTTTTACACCGATACTGGTTATTATCCATCTACGCTGGACGATCTTGCGCGAGACGACGGCACGACTGCCAAGATATGGAACGGGACAGCTGAGGCGTCGTTAACGACGACCACCGACTATCATGGTCCATATTTACAGGAAGTGCCGAACGATCCTGTCAAGAATGTTGCTTTCACATACGACCATTCTGACGGATCAGTTACTGCACCGTAA
- the pheA gene encoding prephenate dehydratase: MDISEYRKRIDEIDKQLVEMINERANCALEIGKMKDKGSKSIFAPEREKQVLSGVLKNNKGPLSDAAMSAVFREVISACRALEKPISVSYLGPAGSYSHIASIMKFGDSTDFIPVNTIPDVFSAVEHSEANYGVVPVENSTEGIVSHTLDMFLLSDLRICAEIYAPISHNLLSAGNDISQIRRVYSIAQAIAQCRNWIATHLPGVEILEVSSTAKGAKMCEDYPTSAAIASNLAAREYGLNIIAEGIEDNPHNRTRFLVVGNSKPSPSGKDKTSVVFAVPNKAGALYHALTVFESQAINLTLIESRPTKQMPWEYIFFVDCQGHENDENMQRSLKKLGEQALFVRVLGSYPEAE; the protein is encoded by the coding sequence ATCGGCAAGATGAAAGACAAAGGCTCCAAGAGCATTTTTGCGCCGGAGCGTGAGAAACAAGTGCTTTCTGGAGTGCTCAAAAATAACAAAGGACCCCTAAGCGATGCCGCGATGAGCGCTGTATTTCGCGAGGTAATATCGGCCTGCCGAGCGCTGGAAAAGCCTATTAGTGTGTCATACCTGGGTCCGGCGGGAAGCTATTCTCATATTGCCAGTATCATGAAATTCGGAGACTCCACGGATTTCATCCCCGTCAACACTATACCGGACGTCTTTAGCGCCGTTGAGCATAGTGAGGCCAACTATGGCGTTGTTCCGGTAGAAAACTCCACAGAAGGAATTGTCAGCCATACGCTCGACATGTTCTTGCTATCGGACCTGCGAATATGTGCTGAGATATACGCACCTATATCACATAACTTACTTTCAGCTGGAAATGATATCTCCCAGATCAGACGGGTATATTCGATTGCACAAGCCATTGCTCAATGCCGCAACTGGATTGCGACCCACCTTCCCGGCGTAGAAATTTTAGAAGTTTCCAGTACGGCCAAGGGTGCAAAGATGTGTGAAGACTATCCGACCAGCGCCGCCATTGCATCCAACCTTGCCGCGCGCGAGTATGGTCTAAATATAATAGCCGAAGGAATTGAGGACAATCCGCACAACAGAACCCGCTTTCTGGTGGTCGGCAACTCGAAGCCTTCCCCCAGCGGCAAAGACAAGACCTCAGTGGTATTTGCAGTTCCCAACAAGGCCGGTGCGCTTTACCATGCCCTGACTGTTTTTGAAAGTCAGGCAATCAACCTCACGTTGATAGAGTCACGTCCAACCAAGCAGATGCCGTGGGAGTATATCTTCTTTGTGGACTGCCAGGGACATGAAAACGATGAGAATATGCAGAGGTCTCTGAAGAAACTCGGCGAGCAGGCGCTCTTCGTCAGAGTACTCGGCAGCTATCCTGAGGCTGAGTAG
- a CDS encoding type II secretion system GspH family protein, protein MNTSRNGGFTLVEVLAAVLLLSIGLLAVLSAGRAAQETQQRAVRMSIGRLAAQSAIEQLRSNQSYTRPSSTVTGLPSGNKIIISVSPVSGSRSATKLIYASVTVTWPEGSGTQKVFYETYISPK, encoded by the coding sequence ATGAACACTTCCAGAAACGGCGGCTTCACACTCGTCGAGGTGCTGGCCGCCGTTTTGCTTCTATCCATAGGGCTGCTTGCCGTGCTATCAGCGGGCAGAGCTGCACAGGAGACGCAGCAGCGTGCGGTGCGCATGTCTATCGGACGCCTCGCCGCCCAGAGCGCTATCGAACAACTGCGCAGTAATCAGAGCTATACCCGGCCCTCTTCAACTGTCACCGGTCTGCCGTCCGGCAATAAAATAATAATAAGCGTATCACCAGTCTCAGGCTCGCGCAGCGCCACCAAGCTGATCTATGCCTCGGTTACTGTCACTTGGCCGGAGGGCAGCGGCACCCAGAAGGTATTTTATGAGACTTACATCAGCCCCAAATAG
- a CDS encoding type II secretion system F family protein: MPIYAYKAITPAGGIKNSRVEATSEVQAKSSLRKKGEQVLQIRIVESDSKATPARNTETGERLKKKSSPEEVASAIRQISILTRAGVPLVEGLQGLTEQARSLTLRDAMQDITLNISHGMNLSDAFARHPKLFPSLAVEMAKVAEAGGNLSQSLDRLADHMESGAEIGRKIKSAMAYPVVVLFISVITVIVMVTFILPRFMKLFDQMGAKLPWTTKALMSISHATISYWYLIVPAVAAIIYAVRRYASSPVGRRNFDKLALRLPVIGDIVNKIILNRVLASMSTLLSSGVPMVKTLETSAAAANNEIVKEALLQAKRDVAEGSATSQSLRTTGIFPPLVLQMVASGEKTGELPAMLEYICSMYARDTDAKVKSLTSVIEPIMIVVLGMIVGFIAMSVIVPIYSLVGGVK; the protein is encoded by the coding sequence ATGCCAATTTATGCTTACAAAGCTATAACACCTGCGGGCGGGATCAAAAACAGCCGGGTTGAAGCGACGTCTGAGGTTCAAGCCAAATCATCTCTACGCAAAAAAGGCGAGCAGGTGCTTCAAATCAGAATTGTCGAATCAGATTCCAAGGCAACGCCTGCCCGTAATACCGAAACCGGCGAACGACTCAAGAAAAAATCTTCTCCCGAAGAAGTTGCAAGCGCAATCAGGCAGATAAGCATACTGACTCGCGCGGGTGTTCCTTTAGTGGAAGGCTTGCAAGGGTTGACCGAGCAGGCAAGGTCGCTGACGTTAAGAGATGCGATGCAGGACATTACACTCAACATCAGTCATGGTATGAACCTCTCTGATGCCTTCGCCAGACACCCTAAACTCTTTCCCAGCCTGGCAGTGGAGATGGCGAAGGTGGCAGAGGCGGGCGGCAACCTGTCTCAATCTCTGGACAGGCTCGCCGATCATATGGAGAGTGGAGCGGAGATTGGCCGCAAGATCAAATCCGCTATGGCATATCCTGTGGTCGTTTTGTTCATATCGGTGATTACAGTCATTGTGATGGTGACATTCATCCTGCCGAGGTTTATGAAACTGTTTGATCAGATGGGTGCAAAACTGCCATGGACCACCAAAGCACTAATGAGTATCAGTCACGCGACAATTAGTTACTGGTATTTGATAGTGCCTGCTGTTGCGGCAATTATCTATGCTGTGCGTAGATATGCTTCCAGCCCAGTCGGCAGGCGAAATTTTGACAAATTGGCTCTCAGACTTCCTGTTATAGGCGATATAGTCAATAAAATTATATTAAATCGGGTTCTCGCTTCAATGTCTACTTTACTTTCAAGTGGAGTTCCCATGGTAAAAACACTAGAGACATCAGCTGCTGCTGCCAATAATGAAATAGTAAAAGAGGCCCTTCTGCAGGCCAAAAGGGATGTTGCAGAGGGCAGCGCGACGTCTCAGTCACTCAGAACTACGGGCATTTTTCCGCCTTTGGTGCTGCAGATGGTGGCAAGTGGAGAGAAAACAGGCGAACTGCCGGCGATGCTGGAGTATATCTGCTCTATGTATGCGCGGGATACGGATGCCAAGGTCAAATCCCTCACCTCCGTCATAGAGCCGATAATGATTGTCGTGTTAGGTATGATAGTAGGTTTTATTGCAATGTCGGTCATTGTACCGATCTATTCTTTGGTAGGTGGGGTCAAATAA
- a CDS encoding GspE/PulE family protein, with translation MVVDNTLTSVFIEQGVITAKEMDAALAMRSDVAEDIGEFLVRLQMISERDRVRCVGIQHGIQYVELSGPEMDADIAKLIPHAMALRYKAIPVERTQDVIKVAMANPLDVQAIDDIAQMTSLEPIPLIAVEDEILEAIFHCFGAAGDISDIIVEAIKDADAEVKIREDEPEETDANVAELRDLAGGAPVVRLVNAMIARAIAERASDIHIEPEAGRVRVRLRVDGILHEVMNVPKDLQSPVISRIKVMAGMDVAERRAPQDGRITLVARPQEYDFRISTYPAVHGENVVIRVLEKSAAQITLDKLGLRPDVADEFARMTNAPYGMILACGPTGAGKTTSLYAVLNAINSPERHIITIEDPVEYQLAGVVQANVNRKAGLTFATGLRTMVRQDPDVILVGEIRDSETAEIAVEAALTGHLVLSTLHANDSSGAAARLIDMGVEPFLVASSVVGLLSQRLVRTICPRCASPFVINDELLAQLKLETSTAELAGAMKGAGCEQCGRTGYKGRVGIYELLKMDDDIRSAIISRSSAAAIRQIAMKKGMRTLREDALEKVKAGVTTIEEVMRVTTD, from the coding sequence GTGGTCGTAGACAATACGCTTACATCCGTCTTTATTGAGCAGGGCGTTATAACGGCGAAAGAAATGGATGCGGCGCTTGCGATGCGCTCGGACGTCGCTGAAGATATCGGCGAGTTCCTGGTGCGGCTGCAGATGATCTCTGAGCGGGACCGCGTGCGCTGTGTCGGCATTCAGCATGGCATTCAGTATGTCGAGCTCTCCGGTCCGGAGATGGATGCTGATATTGCCAAACTCATCCCCCATGCAATGGCTCTGAGGTATAAGGCCATACCGGTCGAACGTACTCAGGATGTCATAAAAGTGGCCATGGCCAATCCACTGGACGTGCAGGCTATCGACGACATTGCTCAAATGACCAGCCTCGAACCTATCCCTCTGATAGCGGTGGAAGATGAAATATTGGAAGCCATCTTCCATTGTTTCGGGGCGGCAGGGGATATAAGTGACATCATCGTGGAGGCCATCAAAGACGCCGACGCCGAGGTCAAAATCCGTGAAGACGAGCCTGAGGAGACTGACGCCAATGTAGCCGAGCTGAGGGATTTGGCGGGGGGCGCGCCTGTGGTGCGGCTTGTGAATGCCATGATAGCCCGCGCCATTGCCGAGAGAGCCAGCGATATACACATAGAGCCTGAAGCGGGACGCGTGCGCGTGCGCCTTAGGGTAGATGGTATTTTGCATGAAGTAATGAACGTGCCGAAGGACTTGCAGTCACCTGTGATTTCACGCATTAAAGTCATGGCAGGCATGGACGTGGCCGAGCGCAGGGCGCCGCAGGACGGCCGTATTACACTGGTTGCCCGTCCGCAGGAATATGATTTCAGAATCTCGACCTACCCGGCAGTCCACGGGGAAAACGTTGTAATCCGCGTGCTGGAAAAAAGTGCAGCGCAGATCACTCTGGATAAGCTGGGTTTGCGGCCCGATGTCGCTGATGAGTTCGCGCGTATGACAAACGCTCCCTACGGCATGATCCTGGCTTGTGGCCCGACAGGCGCAGGCAAAACTACCTCGCTGTATGCAGTCCTGAACGCGATCAACTCGCCTGAAAGGCACATAATCACAATCGAGGACCCAGTGGAGTACCAGCTTGCTGGTGTTGTCCAGGCAAATGTGAACCGCAAAGCCGGGCTTACCTTCGCTACCGGTCTGAGGACTATGGTCAGGCAAGACCCGGATGTTATATTAGTCGGTGAGATCCGCGACTCTGAGACAGCCGAGATTGCCGTAGAGGCTGCGCTTACAGGTCACCTGGTGCTTTCGACCCTGCACGCAAACGATTCGTCCGGTGCTGCCGCGCGCCTGATTGATATGGGGGTCGAGCCGTTTCTGGTGGCATCTTCCGTTGTAGGTCTGCTCTCCCAAAGACTTGTACGGACCATTTGCCCCAGATGCGCCAGTCCATTTGTTATAAACGACGAACTGCTGGCTCAACTCAAACTGGAGACGAGCACAGCCGAACTTGCTGGAGCAATGAAGGGTGCTGGATGCGAACAGTGCGGCAGAACAGGATATAAGGGCCGCGTCGGTATCTATGAACTTCTGAAAATGGATGATGATATTCGATCTGCGATCATTTCACGCAGTTCAGCCGCAGCGATCCGCCAAATTGCTATGAAAAAGGGTATGCGCACCCTCCGCGAAGATGCACTCGAAAAGGTTAAAGCGGGGGTTACGACAATCGAAGAAGTCATGCGCGTAACTACAGACTGA
- a CDS encoding prepilin-type N-terminal cleavage/methylation domain-containing protein, which translates to MRLTSAPNRANQGFTLVELLIAGTVAAIIIGCICEVYFAIAGDWERQQGESDALIAVSMSCDRLGEYITQSMGVQVSTRFTTNDTLAVNLPLDKAYGIYVPTWSDGIVQTRSGQWVVFYLSDTTGSFTRNGDILWAGSLNTTTSIVTPDFSWSLYAVGGPGRITPLRSIRFDVTAGDGLSRVLVTAESVYKIKTTQKTLNQTATFCLRN; encoded by the coding sequence ATGAGACTTACATCAGCCCCAAATAGAGCTAATCAGGGATTCACACTTGTTGAACTGCTTATTGCAGGCACGGTTGCGGCTATTATTATTGGATGTATTTGCGAGGTGTATTTTGCGATTGCAGGAGATTGGGAGCGACAACAGGGAGAATCCGATGCGCTTATTGCCGTGTCAATGTCCTGCGATCGTTTGGGTGAGTATATTACTCAGTCTATGGGAGTGCAGGTATCCACACGCTTTACTACGAACGATACTCTTGCCGTCAACTTGCCTCTGGACAAGGCATATGGCATTTACGTGCCGACGTGGTCGGACGGCATAGTGCAAACACGCAGCGGCCAGTGGGTTGTGTTTTATCTCTCTGACACGACCGGCAGCTTTACTAGAAACGGAGATATATTATGGGCGGGTTCGCTTAACACGACAACTTCAATTGTAACCCCGGATTTTTCATGGAGCCTTTATGCAGTAGGCGGACCGGGCAGGATAACGCCGCTCAGGTCTATCCGCTTCGATGTAACGGCAGGTGACGGCCTGAGCCGTGTGCTTGTCACAGCAGAGTCGGTGTATAAGATCAAGACGACGCAAAAGACCCTGAATCAGACAGCAACATTCTGCCTGAGGAACTAA